The nucleotide window GCTAGGAGGGTGTATGAGCAAAAAAGTGTGCCGTTTTTTAGCTCGCTGGATAAAAATATGCGAGTTTTTGCAGGGCATTATGATAGCTTTTTGCTTAAGGACGCTTTTATTTTTAAAAATTAGGCTTTGGCTTACAGCTGGGCTTTAAAAACCGCTTTGGCTCAACCAGCGAGGTTGGAATTTTTGAGATGAGCCCACAAGGATTAATAAGTGCTACTGAAATATCTAGTAAATTCTTTACTCGTGGAGAGGCAATAAGTGGCTCAGCTATTACAATCATAATGGAAGGCTCAAGAGCATTAAGTGTAGAAGTACAAGCCCTAGTATGTGAAAGCAGCTACCCAAAGCGAAGTGCAACAGGCTATGAAAGAAATAGATTAGACATGCTCTTAGCCTTACTTGAGAGAAAGCTAGAGCTTGCCTTAGGACATTATGATGTATTTATAAATATCTCAGGTGGTGTTAGAGTAGGAGAGACTGCAGCTGATTTAGCTGTCATTGCAGCTATTGTCTCAAGCTTTAAAAATAGACCCATAAGCAAAGAGAGTGTATTTATAGGAGAGCTAAGCCTAAATGGAGAGATAAGAGATGTCTTTAACCTAGAGCAACGCCTAAAAGAGGCTAGTACTCAAAAATTTAAAAATGCAATAATTCCTTCAAAACCTGCAAATTTAAATGGCATAAAAAGCTACATAGTAAAAGACATAAGGCAGGTTTTAGAATGGATGTAAGAATAAATTTAATTGGGATAAAATGATAGCTATTCATGCTAGAGGTAATGAAAGTATAGGCATAGGTAATCTTTCACGCTGCTTTGAGCTTTTTAAATTTATGTCCTAGGCTTACTTTTTTCTGCTTGAAAGTCCCATGTTTTCATACTCCTCTATTAGGTTAGAATAGGCTGGATTTAGCTTTTTTGCCTCACTGTTTAGATAAGTTACCAGCTTTGCGTCTGAGTTTTTATGGCTTGCAATAAGCAGTATAAAGCTTAGATAAAGCTCTGCTTCTTTGCTTACTGGATTGCTAAACTGTGGCCACTTAAGCTGACAAAAAACATATACTAAATTCGCTAGATCGTTTCTACTTTTTGAGCTATCGCTTGCAAATTTAAGTAGCTCTTTTATATCTGGCGTTTTGCTCTCATTTTCTGAGATTTTAGGCTCATTTTTTGTCTCTTTTGAAGCTACTTTTTCTGTGTTAGAGGCTAGCTTTAGAGCTAAAAATATAAGCAGTACAACAAGCCCTAAAAGTATAATTAGGGCTATGATTAATGCTATTTTCACTTTAAAGCTTTGCTTTAAATGCACTTTTTGCTCTTGTGGCAAGAAGTGCTAGAATTATCATAATAGCTATGGCTACGTAGACAAAATTTGGCACAGGTAGAGGATCTCCAGCTGCGTATGAGTGCATGCCAGATAGGTAGAAATTTACCCCAAAATATGTCATGATAATAGCCCAGTATGCAAACATAGAAAGTGCGGCAAAGGCGTATTGATTATTAAGTCGTGGTACAAAGCGAATATGTAGCACAATGCTATAGACTAAAATTGACACTAGCGCCCAGGTCTCCTTGCTATCCCAGCCCCAGTATCGCCCCCAGCTCTCATTCGCCCACACGCCGCCTAGGAAATTGCCCATAGTAAGCAGGCTTAAGCCTAGTATCATCGCCATTTCGTTTATTCTTGTAGCTTCTGTGATATTGCGCTCTATGTTTGTATTTACGCGATCGCCTTTTATGGCTAGTAGGATAAGCGTAAAGGCTCCGAGCATAGCACAAAGCCCTAAAAATCCGTAGCTAGCTGTTATTACAGATACATGGATGGTTAGCCAGTAGCTTTGAAGCACTGGTACGAGGGTTGTAATCTGTGGATCAAGCCAGCTAAGGTGCGCAACAAATAGCGTAACTCCAGCAAGTATCGCTGTAAGCGAAAGAGCAATAGGGCTTCTGCGAGAAAAAATAAGCCCAGAAAGCGCAAGCGCCCACGCTATATACACAAGCGACTCGTACGCATTAGACCATGGCGCATGTCCTGATATGTACCAGCGCAGTCCAAGTCCAGCTGTATGGGCTAAAAATGCTAATGAATTTATAAAAAGTACTAGCTTTGAGGCTAGATTTAAGCTTAGCTTTGGCGCTAGAATTCGTACAAAAACAAGCACGAGTAAAATAAGCCCAGTGATAAGGTAAATAGGCGTAAGCCTATCAAAAATATCCAAGCGGTTAAAGAGCATTTCTGCGTCTAGCTTTGAAGCGCTAGGCATTACCGCAGCACCGTATTTGCGCTGGTATTCTTTTATTTTTCCTAAGGCATTGTCTGCCTCGCTCCAGCTGCTATCTTTAAAAAGCGCATTATTTATTGCACCAAAATAATCCTTTATAAGCCAGCCCACCTCTGCGCCTTCTTTTGAGCCAAAACTCATCATAGCGCTTGCTGGGGCGTACCATGTGTTATTTTTGTCATCAGGTTTTGGAAAGGCTTTAAAAATCTCCCCTATAAATACCATATAAAGTACGTTTAATCTCTCGTCTACTTTGATGACGTCTTTATCAAAGGTATCCCTTGAGCCAGGGTGCTTACGGTTTGCTGCTTCTACGGCGCGGTTTAGCTTATACTCCATTGCGCCATTTTTCTCTTTTATGAAAAAATCATCAAAGCTAGCGTATTTTGCGCCCTCGCTTATGCCTAGCGCCTCTTTTAGCCTTTTACTCGTACCTACTGCGATAATGGGCTGCTTTTGCCAGTAATCAGGTACGCTCATAAGCGAGATTAGGGCTTGATCTGCATCCATGCCATCTAGGCTATCACTTCTGTGAAATTTGTTTAAAATCTCCCTAGCCACAGTATCTAGAGGCTTCATGCGTCCGTCTGTGCTTTGGATTATTAGCGTGGAGAGCTTTTGGGCGTGTTCTTTGCTTATTACTGGTGTAAAGCTCTTTGCCGGCTCTATTTGCAGTGATTGTGGCGTGCTTGAATTTATCGCATTTATAGAGTTTGCTACATCGTCGGCTTTAAGCATATTTGGGTGTGTTAGGGTACAGGCAGCTATTAAAATAGCGGCTAGTTTTGCGCTTTTTGCCCCCTTTTGTGCGTCTATTAAATTTGAAAGCTTTCTAAAGCGGCTGTTTGGATTTATTACATTTAGCACAAGCCCTAGGCAGAGCAGGAAATATCCTATATATGTAGGCATTTTACCTGGGTCTTTATTAACCGATAGTATCGTTCCTTTTTCGTCTTGGTCGTACGAGCTTTGAAAAAATCTATATCCTTCATAATCTAAAACATTATTCATAAATATCCTATAATCAAATTTATCACCATTTGCGCCTTGTACTTCGACATCGCTGGCATAGCTCATAGGAGACTGCGAGCCTGGGTATCTAGCTAGCTCAAAATCCTTAAGATGCAGGCTAAAAGGTAGCGTTACCTCGCTAGCACCCCAGTTTGCACTAAAAATAATGCCGTCTATTTGCACGTGGGCTGCTCGTCCTATGGCATAAAAAATATCCATCTCTTTGCTTTGATTATCGTATACTAAAGTTGCCTTTATAGCGTCAAACTGTCCGTTAGGCGTGCTTTCAAGCTCTCTTTTTGCGCTTTTTAGTATGGTTTTTGGAGCGAAGTTTATATCATTTACAGTGTAAAGAATTTTGCTTAATTCATGTGGGGTTTTCGCACTTAGAGTCTGCCTTTGGTTTGAGAGCATGTTAAACTCACTTAGCTCCTCACTCGAGCTTATATTAAACTTACCCTCGTTATCCAGGCTAAAAAGTACGTATTTTGGCGTATCAGACACGTTAGCATCAAAGGCAAATGTAACATCATCAACTATTGCTTTTTCGCCTTTTAGCAGATAAACTTCCTCTTTATCGCCGCCTTTTGAAAGCACTAGCTCAATGACCGCCTCTCCATCTTTTGCCTCTTTAAAGGCGTATGAGGCGCGAGGGATAAATTTATCAAACCTAAGCTCAGCTTCGCCCTTTGGCAGGGTTAGCCTTAGATTAAAGTTATTCTTTATCGCATTTGGATTTAGTTTTATGCTCGCGCTTTGTTTTTTGCCTTCTGGTATTAAGGCGTTAAATTT belongs to Campylobacter sp. 19-13652 and includes:
- the ccsA gene encoding cytochrome c biogenesis protein CcsA is translated as MFYYVKSFFSMASALILMLIFAIASGTATIIESSESTAAAWALVYGTTWFGAVQLLLGINLAYNIFAYKLISAKKLPALLFHAGFVVILLGAIITRYWGFEGDMHIREGASSNIITTKDTELKFNALIPEGKKQSASIKLNPNAIKNNFNLRLTLPKGEAELRFDKFIPRASYAFKEAKDGEAVIELVLSKGGDKEEVYLLKGEKAIVDDVTFAFDANVSDTPKYVLFSLDNEGKFNISSSEELSEFNMLSNQRQTLSAKTPHELSKILYTVNDINFAPKTILKSAKRELESTPNGQFDAIKATLVYDNQSKEMDIFYAIGRAAHVQIDGIIFSANWGASEVTLPFSLHLKDFELARYPGSQSPMSYASDVEVQGANGDKFDYRIFMNNVLDYEGYRFFQSSYDQDEKGTILSVNKDPGKMPTYIGYFLLCLGLVLNVINPNSRFRKLSNLIDAQKGAKSAKLAAILIAACTLTHPNMLKADDVANSINAINSSTPQSLQIEPAKSFTPVISKEHAQKLSTLIIQSTDGRMKPLDTVAREILNKFHRSDSLDGMDADQALISLMSVPDYWQKQPIIAVGTSKRLKEALGISEGAKYASFDDFFIKEKNGAMEYKLNRAVEAANRKHPGSRDTFDKDVIKVDERLNVLYMVFIGEIFKAFPKPDDKNNTWYAPASAMMSFGSKEGAEVGWLIKDYFGAINNALFKDSSWSEADNALGKIKEYQRKYGAAVMPSASKLDAEMLFNRLDIFDRLTPIYLITGLILLVLVFVRILAPKLSLNLASKLVLFINSLAFLAHTAGLGLRWYISGHAPWSNAYESLVYIAWALALSGLIFSRRSPIALSLTAILAGVTLFVAHLSWLDPQITTLVPVLQSYWLTIHVSVITASYGFLGLCAMLGAFTLILLAIKGDRVNTNIERNITEATRINEMAMILGLSLLTMGNFLGGVWANESWGRYWGWDSKETWALVSILVYSIVLHIRFVPRLNNQYAFAALSMFAYWAIIMTYFGVNFYLSGMHSYAAGDPLPVPNFVYVAIAIMIILALLATRAKSAFKAKL
- a CDS encoding fatty-acid--CoA ligase, producing MKIALIIALIILLGLVVLLIFLALKLASNTEKVASKETKNEPKISENESKTPDIKELLKFASDSSKSRNDLANLVYVFCQLKWPQFSNPVSKEAELYLSFILLIASHKNSDAKLVTYLNSEAKKLNPAYSNLIEEYENMGLSSRKK